A window of the Cystobacter fuscus genome harbors these coding sequences:
- a CDS encoding aromatic ring-hydroxylating oxygenase subunit alpha, protein MLDGFAQEGLAEVWTPVAMAREVGSKPLGLTLAGERIALFRDGRGTLAALKDQCPHRGVKLSLGKVGADGCLECPFHGWRFNTSGSCTHIPLNALSEEKRQRYAVTAFPVRERGGLIWLYTRPGGEAPDEPYVPEALEKPGVHVGFYAETWNAHWTRAMENMLDSPHLPFVHQSTIGRALRRRMKPESTMEVEVEPTPTGFRTHSSMDGVPPQGSLDWLRPNGMRLNIPIPGRLMQLHMWCIPVDASHTRMLLAGARDFVRMQPLAALVDRYNTRILHEDRAIVESSHPVEAPPVSEERSVATDRATLAFRRWYHERKKQLARAAQDEPATTPLAV, encoded by the coding sequence ATGTTGGACGGATTCGCCCAGGAGGGCCTCGCGGAGGTGTGGACGCCCGTGGCGATGGCACGCGAGGTGGGAAGCAAGCCCCTGGGGTTGACGCTGGCCGGGGAGCGCATCGCCCTGTTCCGGGATGGGCGGGGCACGCTGGCGGCGCTGAAGGACCAGTGCCCGCACCGGGGGGTGAAGCTGTCGCTGGGCAAGGTGGGGGCGGACGGGTGCCTGGAGTGTCCCTTCCACGGATGGCGCTTCAACACGAGCGGCTCGTGCACGCACATCCCCCTCAACGCGCTGTCCGAGGAGAAGCGCCAGCGCTACGCCGTCACGGCCTTTCCGGTGCGCGAGCGCGGGGGGCTCATCTGGCTCTACACGCGCCCGGGCGGCGAGGCCCCCGACGAGCCCTACGTCCCCGAGGCCCTGGAGAAGCCGGGGGTGCACGTGGGGTTCTACGCGGAGACGTGGAACGCGCACTGGACGCGGGCGATGGAGAACATGCTGGACTCGCCCCACCTGCCCTTCGTGCACCAGAGCACCATCGGCCGGGCGCTGCGCCGGAGGATGAAACCGGAGTCGACGATGGAGGTGGAGGTCGAGCCCACGCCCACGGGGTTTCGAACCCACTCCAGCATGGATGGAGTCCCGCCCCAGGGCTCGCTGGACTGGCTGCGCCCCAATGGCATGCGGCTGAACATCCCCATTCCCGGACGCCTCATGCAGTTGCACATGTGGTGCATCCCGGTGGACGCGAGCCACACGCGGATGCTGCTGGCGGGTGCGCGCGACTTCGTGCGCATGCAGCCGCTGGCGGCCCTGGTGGACCGCTACAACACGCGCATCCTCCACGAGGACCGGGCCATCGTGGAGTCGAGCCACCCAGTCGAGGCCCCTCCGGTCTCCGAGGAGCGCAGCGTGGCGACGGACCGGGCCACCCTCGCCTTCCGCCGCTGGTACCACGAGCGCAAGAAGCAGCTCGCGCGTGCGGCCCAGGACGAGCCGGCGACCACGCCGCTCGCGGTCTGA
- a CDS encoding ATP-binding protein produces the protein MTTPETARGGTYHHLDALPYAMVVVRESHIIHANPAFLSLMGYPREQVVGASIEKFSTHAAPLMTERHHRRMRGERVPEIYETALRSARGELRVELNVSLSGPDTLVLVRDLSDRLLQRQVLQRMAALGASLPGIHSEQEVLHRVFEGLAELGLSHGYLVPEGERVRLAHAFVAEHTTSQKTRFTGQHLVDAQGAWSPLLQRAWREGAAHAESLAWEADQFVGGDRDEPVRAFLRLLAPLPAVCARIDGEREGQALLTVAARWLSEEELPAVHLFAAQVSAALASARIISRLSAHNTALAALNRLAAVAATAPEPRDIFEPGATELFALLRCEAVAFMLWLEKSHEMELVWHRGLTARTVERYQRFSQYGTMAEEVMLQGIPQLRSTEDFPEPLRTHLREAQRASVGMVPLKTGSRMVGTLVLIFKERRALSHLEQETLRAMGVHFAAAIESHRLLQEVRGRAEELARLHEELQRTQRQLVERERLAALGELSAVLAHEVRNPLGAIFNALAALRRYQEPDSPGHLLVGIVSEEAHRLNRLVDDLLDFARPAQPHPQPIPLAHLLEEAVNAASPAQAHVQVEWALAPDVPPIPVDERMMRQAFLNLALNAVQAMPQGGTLRVSARRRAEGSGATVEFTDTGPGIPPHLRARLFEPFFTTKATGTGLGLAIVRRNLDAHGGQISIDFPATGGTTFRLELPAAPEPQGPRQG, from the coding sequence GTGACGACGCCTGAAACGGCCCGGGGGGGCACCTATCACCATCTGGATGCCCTGCCCTACGCCATGGTCGTGGTCCGCGAAAGCCACATCATCCACGCCAACCCGGCGTTCCTCTCCTTGATGGGCTACCCGCGCGAACAGGTGGTGGGCGCGAGCATCGAGAAGTTCTCCACCCACGCGGCCCCGCTCATGACCGAGCGGCACCATCGCCGGATGCGCGGCGAGCGCGTCCCGGAAATCTACGAGACGGCGCTGCGCTCCGCCCGGGGCGAGCTGCGCGTGGAGCTGAACGTGTCCCTGTCCGGGCCGGACACGCTGGTGCTGGTGCGGGACCTGTCGGACCGCCTGCTCCAGCGCCAGGTCCTGCAGCGAATGGCCGCCCTGGGCGCCTCGCTGCCGGGCATCCACTCCGAGCAGGAGGTGCTCCACCGCGTCTTCGAGGGGCTCGCCGAGCTGGGGCTGTCCCATGGCTACCTGGTCCCAGAAGGAGAGCGGGTGCGGCTGGCCCACGCGTTCGTGGCCGAGCACACCACCTCCCAGAAGACCCGGTTCACCGGACAGCACCTCGTCGATGCCCAGGGCGCGTGGAGTCCCCTCCTCCAGCGCGCCTGGCGGGAGGGCGCTGCCCATGCGGAGAGCCTCGCCTGGGAGGCGGACCAGTTCGTGGGCGGGGACCGGGACGAGCCGGTACGGGCCTTCCTCCGGCTCCTCGCGCCCCTGCCCGCCGTGTGCGCCCGCATCGATGGAGAGAGGGAAGGGCAGGCCCTGCTGACGGTGGCCGCGCGGTGGCTCAGCGAAGAGGAACTGCCCGCCGTGCACCTCTTCGCCGCCCAGGTGTCCGCCGCCCTCGCCTCCGCGCGCATCATCTCGCGCCTGTCCGCGCACAACACCGCGCTCGCCGCGCTCAACCGCCTGGCCGCGGTGGCCGCCACCGCCCCGGAACCCCGGGACATCTTCGAGCCGGGCGCCACGGAGCTCTTCGCCCTGCTGCGCTGCGAGGCCGTGGCCTTCATGTTGTGGCTCGAGAAGAGCCACGAGATGGAGCTCGTCTGGCACCGGGGCCTCACCGCGCGGACGGTGGAGCGCTACCAACGCTTCTCGCAATACGGGACCATGGCCGAGGAAGTGATGCTCCAGGGCATCCCCCAGTTGCGAAGCACCGAGGACTTCCCCGAGCCCCTGCGTACCCACTTGCGCGAGGCGCAGCGGGCCTCGGTGGGCATGGTGCCCCTGAAGACAGGCTCGCGCATGGTGGGCACGCTCGTGCTCATCTTCAAGGAGCGGCGCGCCCTGTCCCACCTGGAGCAGGAAACCCTGCGGGCCATGGGCGTCCACTTCGCCGCCGCCATCGAGTCCCACCGGCTGCTCCAGGAGGTGCGCGGACGCGCCGAGGAGCTCGCGCGCCTGCACGAGGAGTTGCAGCGCACCCAGCGCCAGCTCGTGGAGCGCGAGCGGCTCGCCGCGCTCGGCGAGCTGTCCGCCGTGCTCGCCCACGAGGTGCGCAATCCCCTGGGCGCCATCTTCAACGCCCTGGCCGCCCTGCGCCGCTACCAGGAGCCCGACAGCCCGGGGCACCTGCTGGTGGGCATCGTCTCGGAGGAGGCCCACCGCCTCAACCGGCTCGTGGATGACCTGCTCGACTTCGCCCGTCCCGCCCAGCCCCACCCCCAGCCCATCCCCCTGGCGCACCTGCTGGAGGAAGCCGTCAACGCGGCCTCCCCCGCCCAGGCCCACGTCCAGGTGGAGTGGGCGCTGGCGCCAGACGTGCCCCCCATCCCCGTGGACGAGCGGATGATGCGCCAGGCATTCCTCAACCTCGCCCTCAACGCCGTGCAGGCCATGCCCCAGGGCGGCACGCTGCGCGTCTCCGCGCGCCGCCGCGCCGAGGGCTCCGGCGCCACCGTGGAGTTCACCGACACCGGCCCCGGCATCCCCCCCCACCTGCGCGCGCGCCTCTTCGAGCCCTTCTTCACCACCAAGGCCACCGGCACCGGCCTGGGCCTCGCCATCGTCCGGCGCAACCTGGATGCCCATGGCGGACAGATCTCCATCGACTTTCCCGCCACCGGCGGCACCACCTTCCGGTTGGAACTCCCCGCCGCCCCCGAGCCCCAGGGACCACGTCAGGGCTGA
- a CDS encoding ATP synthase F0 subunit C: protein MTNFALAFLAAGIGAGLSIIGAGLGIGKLAAAAMDATGRQPAAGGDIRTTMIIAAALIEGATLFALVVCILLAIKA, encoded by the coding sequence ATGACCAACTTCGCGCTCGCCTTCCTCGCCGCCGGTATCGGTGCCGGCCTCTCCATCATCGGTGCCGGCCTGGGCATCGGTAAGCTCGCCGCCGCCGCCATGGACGCCACGGGCCGTCAGCCGGCCGCCGGTGGCGACATCCGCACCACCATGATCATCGCCGCGGCCCTCATCGAAGGCGCCACGCTGTTCGCGCTGGTCGTGTGCATCCTGCTCGCCATCAAGGCCTGA
- a CDS encoding AtpZ/AtpI family protein, with amino-acid sequence MAEKEPGKETKDGELSETARQMRAAEPYIAAVWKLVGGAVVGVLGGYFLDKGLGTGPWGMLGLSLVGISAGFYGFLHEMARLGKRKQ; translated from the coding sequence ATGGCGGAGAAGGAGCCCGGGAAAGAGACGAAGGACGGCGAGTTGTCGGAGACGGCCCGGCAGATGCGGGCGGCCGAGCCCTATATCGCCGCGGTGTGGAAGCTGGTGGGTGGAGCGGTGGTCGGGGTGCTGGGTGGCTACTTCCTGGACAAGGGGTTGGGGACGGGGCCGTGGGGGATGCTGGGGTTGAGCCTGGTGGGTATCTCCGCGGGCTTCTACGGGTTCCTGCACGAGATGGCCCGGCTGGGAAAGAGGAAGCAGTGA
- the ychF gene encoding redox-regulated ATPase YchF, which produces MALSIGIVGLPNVGKSTLFNAVSAAGAQAANYPFCTIEPNVGVVPVPDERLDKLTALVKPLKKIPTSLEFVDIAGLVRGASKGEGLGNQFLANIRQVDAVLHVLRCFEDDNVTHVEGGVNPVRDRDVVDTELCLKDMETVEKRRERTQKNTKMGGKAAEEAKAELALLDRIKAGLDAGTTVRAQKLTDDERAVIRDLFLLTDKPVLYVANIGEKQIGKEDSDPYVKQVRDMAAKEGAGVVVLAAAMESEIQQLPEEERPGFLESAGLTEPGLHKVVREGYKLLGLQTYFTVGEQECRAWTIHKGDKAPQAAGVIHSDFERGFIKAEVMRWEDLIKYGSESSVKEKGLLRVEGKEYVVQDGDCMHFRFNV; this is translated from the coding sequence ATGGCGCTCTCCATCGGCATCGTCGGTCTGCCCAACGTGGGCAAGTCCACCCTGTTCAACGCGGTGTCCGCAGCGGGGGCCCAGGCGGCCAACTACCCGTTCTGCACCATCGAGCCCAACGTGGGCGTGGTGCCAGTGCCCGACGAGCGCCTGGACAAGCTGACGGCGCTGGTGAAGCCGCTCAAGAAGATCCCCACGTCGCTGGAGTTCGTGGACATCGCGGGCCTGGTGCGCGGCGCCTCCAAGGGCGAGGGCCTGGGCAACCAGTTCCTCGCCAACATCCGCCAGGTGGACGCGGTGCTGCACGTGCTGCGCTGCTTCGAGGACGACAACGTCACCCACGTGGAGGGGGGCGTCAATCCGGTGCGCGACCGGGACGTGGTGGACACGGAGCTGTGTCTCAAGGACATGGAGACCGTGGAGAAGCGTCGCGAGCGCACCCAGAAGAACACGAAGATGGGCGGCAAGGCGGCCGAGGAGGCCAAGGCCGAGCTCGCGCTGCTCGATCGCATCAAGGCGGGGCTGGACGCGGGCACGACGGTGCGCGCGCAGAAGCTCACCGACGACGAGCGCGCCGTCATCCGCGATCTCTTCCTGCTGACGGACAAGCCGGTGCTGTACGTGGCCAACATCGGCGAGAAGCAGATCGGCAAGGAGGACTCCGACCCCTACGTGAAGCAGGTGCGCGACATGGCCGCCAAGGAGGGCGCGGGCGTGGTGGTGCTGGCGGCCGCCATGGAGTCGGAGATCCAGCAGCTTCCCGAGGAGGAGCGTCCGGGCTTCCTGGAGAGCGCGGGCCTCACCGAGCCGGGCCTGCACAAGGTGGTGCGCGAGGGCTACAAGCTCCTGGGCCTGCAGACCTACTTCACCGTGGGAGAGCAGGAGTGCCGCGCGTGGACCATCCACAAGGGCGACAAGGCGCCGCAGGCGGCGGGCGTCATCCACTCGGACTTCGAGCGCGGCTTCATCAAGGCCGAGGTCATGCGGTGGGAAGACCTCATCAAGTACGGCAGTGAGTCGTCGGTGAAGGAGAAGGGTCTGCTGCGCGTGGAAGGCAAGGAGTACGTGGTGCAGGACGGCGACTGCATGCACTTCCGCTTCAACGTCTGA
- the atpB gene encoding F0F1 ATP synthase subunit A, which produces MRKAMVLLASLMAGMAFAAPTEGEHAAPQSHLEKEEQDVAGYILHHVSDSNEYEFEIPLSDNHISIHLPQFGIPLRAGVSCEPRPTPDGHGKAVPGWSEGCLDLSITKHTVMMWLAAVLLIGSLLLFSNRDKSKLVPRGASANLFEMLVLFVRDELAIKNIGKEEGPRYTPYLLTAFFFILFMNLLGLFPWMATATGNIGVTVALAVCTFVLTQIAGIRAAGLGGYLAHLTGGVAPWLWPIMIPVEVLGLFTKPFALTIRLFANMLAGHIVIFFLLGLIFMLGHPAVALVSVPFAMGIYLLELFVAFVQAYVFTMLSALFIGMGVAMAHHHDDHGAEGKELGHSHDHGRAHM; this is translated from the coding sequence ATGCGCAAGGCAATGGTTCTTCTCGCCAGCCTGATGGCGGGCATGGCGTTCGCCGCTCCCACGGAGGGCGAGCACGCGGCGCCCCAGTCGCACCTGGAGAAGGAAGAGCAGGACGTGGCGGGCTACATCCTCCACCACGTCTCCGACTCGAACGAGTACGAGTTCGAGATTCCCCTGAGCGACAACCACATCTCCATCCACCTGCCGCAGTTCGGCATTCCGCTGCGCGCGGGCGTCTCCTGTGAGCCGCGCCCCACGCCGGACGGGCACGGCAAGGCCGTTCCCGGCTGGAGCGAGGGCTGCCTGGACCTGTCCATCACCAAGCACACGGTGATGATGTGGCTGGCGGCGGTGCTGCTCATCGGCTCGCTGCTGCTCTTCAGCAACCGCGACAAGTCCAAGCTGGTGCCCCGGGGCGCGTCGGCCAACCTCTTCGAGATGCTCGTGCTCTTCGTGCGCGACGAGCTGGCCATCAAGAACATCGGCAAGGAGGAGGGCCCGCGCTACACGCCCTACCTGCTCACCGCGTTCTTCTTCATCCTCTTCATGAACCTGCTGGGCCTGTTCCCCTGGATGGCGACGGCCACGGGCAACATCGGCGTCACGGTGGCGCTCGCCGTGTGCACCTTCGTCCTCACGCAGATCGCCGGCATTCGCGCCGCGGGCCTGGGCGGCTACCTGGCGCACCTCACCGGCGGCGTGGCCCCGTGGCTCTGGCCCATCATGATTCCGGTGGAAGTGCTCGGCCTGTTCACCAAGCCCTTCGCGCTCACCATCCGTCTGTTCGCCAACATGCTGGCGGGCCACATCGTCATCTTCTTCCTGCTCGGCCTCATCTTCATGCTCGGCCACCCCGCGGTGGCCCTGGTCAGCGTGCCCTTCGCCATGGGCATCTACCTGCTGGAGCTGTTCGTGGCCTTCGTGCAGGCATACGTCTTCACCATGCTCTCCGCGCTCTTCATCGGAATGGGTGTCGCCATGGCGCACCACCATGACGACCACGGCGCCGAGGGCAAGGAGCTGGGCCACAGCCACGACCACGGCCGTGCCCACATGTAA
- a CDS encoding cupin domain-containing protein, translating into MSPPHVVHSNDIPWSDIVQGSRVAIRRKQLGAAAHGQKLGCSLLELLPGKQSWPFHYHLANEEALFVLEGSGTLRLGDERISVTAGDYVALPPGPACAHQLLNEGTQPLRYLAFSTQLEPDVLVYPDSQKIGVLAGSAPGGAKAARTLEAYLPLAAKVGYWDGESTD; encoded by the coding sequence ATGTCCCCCCCGCACGTCGTCCACTCGAACGACATCCCCTGGTCCGACATCGTCCAGGGCTCTCGCGTCGCCATCCGGCGCAAGCAGCTCGGCGCCGCCGCGCACGGACAGAAGCTCGGATGCAGTCTGCTGGAACTGCTCCCGGGCAAGCAGTCCTGGCCCTTCCACTACCACCTGGCCAACGAGGAGGCGCTCTTCGTCCTCGAGGGCTCCGGCACGCTGCGGCTCGGCGACGAGCGCATCTCCGTGACCGCCGGGGACTACGTCGCGTTGCCCCCGGGGCCCGCGTGCGCGCACCAGCTCCTCAACGAGGGCACCCAGCCGCTGCGCTACCTCGCCTTCTCCACCCAGCTCGAGCCCGATGTCCTCGTCTACCCGGACTCCCAGAAGATCGGAGTGCTCGCCGGCTCCGCGCCGGGAGGCGCCAAGGCCGCCCGCACCCTGGAGGCCTACCTCCCCCTGGCCGCCAAGGTGGGGTACTGGGACGGAGAGTCCACCGACTGA
- a CDS encoding citrate/2-methylcitrate synthase, with protein MVKARATPAQSRFDSRHEELVSAQQAAELLGVKRATLYTYVSRGLVRCVPEPGTKEKRYVRADLARLKVRHDARAGHAAVAAGALRWGEPVIDSAVSRVGAEGLAYRGHSAVRLAVEGRSLEDVAELLWTGGLPESPVHWPSPEPPLPPASVAALLPKDSPPLVVLLTVTPLLGAWDAVRFAAPAEQERLRARRLLRHLAAWVGGGHAPSRVGRALKERSVADSLAMAWGVTEKRAPELLNRALVLCADHELNVSTFAARVTASSGADLYACMSAALAAVSGPRHGGASDRIEALLNEVGTPQRARQGVLERLRRGESVPGFGHRLYPEGDPRTPPLLEVVYALRPEPVAVRVLRGVEETMREAGYPAPTVDFGLVALASALGLPAGAAAALFAVGRAAGWVAHVLEQREQGELLRPRARYVGTPGTPEASK; from the coding sequence ATGGTTAAGGCGAGAGCCACACCGGCTCAATCTCGATTCGACAGTCGACATGAGGAGCTGGTGTCCGCGCAGCAGGCGGCGGAGCTGCTCGGGGTGAAGCGGGCCACGCTCTACACCTACGTGAGCCGGGGCCTGGTGCGGTGCGTGCCCGAGCCCGGGACGAAGGAGAAGCGTTACGTAAGAGCGGACCTGGCGCGGTTGAAGGTCCGGCATGACGCGCGCGCGGGGCACGCGGCGGTGGCGGCGGGCGCGCTGCGCTGGGGCGAGCCCGTCATCGACTCGGCGGTGTCGCGGGTGGGCGCGGAGGGACTCGCCTACCGGGGGCACTCGGCGGTGCGGCTCGCGGTGGAGGGCCGGAGCCTGGAGGACGTGGCGGAGCTGCTCTGGACGGGAGGCCTCCCGGAGAGCCCCGTGCACTGGCCGTCGCCCGAGCCGCCCCTGCCACCCGCCTCGGTGGCGGCGCTGCTTCCCAAGGACTCGCCTCCGCTGGTGGTGCTGCTGACGGTGACTCCGCTGCTGGGCGCGTGGGACGCCGTGCGCTTCGCGGCTCCCGCGGAGCAGGAACGACTCCGGGCCCGGCGCCTGCTGCGGCACCTGGCGGCCTGGGTGGGAGGAGGACATGCGCCGTCGAGGGTGGGCCGGGCGCTGAAGGAGCGGAGCGTGGCGGACTCACTGGCGATGGCCTGGGGCGTCACGGAGAAGCGCGCGCCCGAGCTGCTGAACCGTGCCCTGGTGTTGTGCGCGGATCACGAGCTGAACGTGTCCACCTTCGCGGCGCGGGTGACGGCCTCGTCGGGGGCGGATCTCTACGCGTGCATGAGCGCCGCGCTGGCAGCGGTGTCGGGGCCCCGGCATGGCGGCGCGAGCGATCGCATCGAGGCCCTGCTCAACGAGGTGGGCACCCCTCAACGGGCGCGCCAGGGAGTGCTCGAGCGGCTGCGACGGGGAGAGAGCGTGCCGGGCTTCGGTCACCGGCTCTACCCGGAGGGAGACCCGCGCACTCCGCCGCTGTTGGAGGTGGTGTACGCGCTGCGCCCGGAGCCCGTGGCCGTGCGGGTGTTGCGAGGGGTGGAGGAGACGATGCGGGAAGCGGGCTACCCGGCGCCCACCGTGGACTTCGGCCTGGTGGCGCTGGCCTCGGCGCTGGGGCTGCCGGCAGGCGCGGCGGCGGCGCTGTTCGCGGTGGGGCGCGCGGCGGGCTGGGTGGCGCACGTGCTGGAGCAGCGCGAGCAGGGAGAGCTGTTGCGACCACGGGCCCGCTACGTGGGGACACCGGGCACGCCAGAAGCATCGAAATGA
- a CDS encoding DUF2062 domain-containing protein, translating to MKRKLRRARVRLLRSAGQPEQIAGGMALGLFVAMLPLLGLQLPLVVLIAELLRRLAHIHVSRVAALAGVWLTNPLTAAPLYGLCYVVGRPLAHYLLPASVRSANTEPAALELSTLSFSGPDALEVVLGLVLGSLMLGVPTAWLGYRITYGMVSRQRALREQRRARRTRAPGLVARA from the coding sequence GTGAAGAGGAAGCTGCGCCGGGCTCGGGTGCGGCTGCTGCGAAGCGCGGGTCAACCGGAACAGATCGCCGGAGGCATGGCACTCGGCCTGTTCGTGGCGATGCTGCCCCTGCTGGGTCTGCAATTGCCGCTGGTCGTCCTCATCGCCGAGCTGCTGCGCCGCCTGGCGCATATCCACGTGTCACGAGTCGCCGCCCTCGCGGGCGTGTGGCTCACCAACCCGCTCACCGCCGCGCCGCTCTACGGCCTGTGCTACGTCGTCGGCCGTCCCCTGGCGCACTACCTGCTGCCCGCCTCGGTGCGGTCCGCGAACACCGAGCCCGCGGCGCTCGAGTTGTCCACGTTGTCGTTCTCCGGCCCCGATGCGCTGGAGGTGGTGCTGGGCCTCGTGCTCGGCAGTCTGATGCTGGGTGTGCCCACCGCCTGGCTCGGCTACCGCATCACCTACGGCATGGTGTCTCGGCAGCGCGCCCTGCGTGAGCAGCGCCGTGCCCGCAGGACCCGCGCCCCGGGGTTGGTCGCCAGGGCGTAG
- a CDS encoding TetR/AcrR family transcriptional regulator: protein MARVKGSRNADYEKERARLLEASRLRLLAPDGAQASFRELAEAAEVSVATLRHYFGSREALVLEVMADMHRRGLPYLLASATEPHGPVRESLQWFLQTLLAGWRLGVGAVHAFGLSAGLGHATLGPAYVKELLEPTLQAAEARLARHIADGELRRCDVRHAALELVCPVVLGLLHQLQLSGASCRPLDVERFLEDHLDTFLRAHAVAAEPPAPPRSGAGRRA, encoded by the coding sequence ATGGCCCGGGTGAAGGGAAGCCGCAACGCGGACTACGAGAAGGAGCGGGCGCGCCTGCTGGAAGCCTCGCGCCTGCGGCTGCTCGCGCCGGACGGAGCCCAGGCGAGCTTCCGGGAACTCGCCGAGGCGGCCGAGGTGAGCGTGGCCACGCTGCGCCACTACTTCGGCTCTCGCGAGGCGCTGGTGCTGGAGGTGATGGCGGACATGCACCGGCGGGGACTGCCCTACCTGCTCGCCTCGGCCACCGAGCCGCATGGCCCGGTGCGCGAGTCGCTCCAGTGGTTCCTCCAGACCCTGCTCGCCGGCTGGCGTCTGGGCGTGGGCGCGGTGCACGCCTTTGGCCTGTCCGCGGGTCTGGGCCATGCGACGCTGGGGCCGGCGTACGTGAAGGAGTTGCTCGAGCCCACGCTCCAGGCCGCCGAGGCCCGTCTGGCCCGCCACATCGCCGATGGGGAGCTGCGCCGCTGTGACGTGCGCCATGCCGCGCTGGAGCTGGTGTGCCCGGTGGTGCTCGGCCTGCTGCACCAGTTGCAGTTGTCGGGGGCGAGCTGCCGCCCGCTCGACGTGGAGCGCTTCCTGGAGGACCACCTGGACACCTTCCTCCGGGCCCATGCCGTGGCCGCGGAGCCTCCCGCTCCCCCGCGCTCCGGAGCGGGCCGCCGGGCCTAG
- the atpF gene encoding F0F1 ATP synthase subunit B codes for MFLPNVLAASSFVEVRPGLIFWTLVTFIIVAIILRWKAWGPILSLVEEREKQIASSIEAAKRERAEAEKLLAEQKTAIAEARREAQELLRRNQQEVEKFREDLMAKSRKEADAFKASAQREIEEQKSKAIAEVKAMTVDLAMEVAGKLLNERLDETKHRALAEQFVQGLPPAKGGAERRS; via the coding sequence ATGTTCCTGCCCAACGTTCTCGCCGCCAGCAGCTTCGTGGAGGTCCGCCCGGGCCTCATCTTCTGGACGCTCGTCACCTTCATCATCGTCGCCATCATCCTGCGCTGGAAGGCCTGGGGTCCCATCCTCTCGCTCGTGGAGGAGCGCGAGAAGCAGATCGCCAGCTCCATCGAGGCCGCCAAGCGTGAGCGCGCCGAGGCCGAGAAGCTGCTCGCCGAGCAGAAGACGGCCATCGCCGAGGCCCGCCGCGAGGCCCAGGAGCTGCTGCGCCGCAACCAGCAGGAAGTGGAGAAGTTCCGCGAGGACCTGATGGCCAAGAGCCGCAAGGAGGCCGATGCCTTCAAGGCGTCCGCCCAGCGCGAGATCGAGGAGCAGAAGTCCAAGGCCATCGCGGAGGTGAAGGCCATGACGGTGGACCTGGCCATGGAAGTGGCCGGCAAGCTGCTCAACGAGCGGCTGGACGAGACCAAGCACCGCGCCCTGGCCGAGCAGTTCGTGCAGGGTCTGCCGCCCGCCAAGGGCGGGGCCGAGCGCCGCTCGTAG